In Halobacteriovorax marinus SJ, the following proteins share a genomic window:
- a CDS encoding 3'-5' exonuclease, which yields MADISTTHCYYEIKGSEMLILGIDLEGMNENLVENGLNLAKDRVTEIGAVLWDTEFNQPIKIYSELIHEEDRLPISEEIEELTGINDIMLLKYGLQGDEIRMALERLSIIMKKADFIMAHNGPNYDIPMLRALFERFRVPFPEMKWIDSKTDIEFPKRIIANSLSALEHAHGFINPFPHRAVTDVLSMLKVAAHYDFERIAALATSPKVRIIADLQAPNWKNQRDVDEFNRIKSKVSRARFSWNPSNKTWSKIVHRILIEEGKLGYDFDWYVE from the coding sequence ATGGCCGATATAAGTACAACTCATTGTTATTACGAAATAAAAGGGTCAGAAATGTTAATTCTTGGAATTGATTTAGAGGGAATGAATGAAAATTTAGTTGAGAATGGATTAAATCTCGCTAAAGACAGAGTCACTGAAATTGGCGCTGTACTATGGGATACGGAGTTTAATCAGCCAATTAAGATTTACTCAGAATTAATTCACGAAGAAGACAGACTTCCTATTTCAGAAGAGATTGAAGAGCTGACAGGAATTAACGATATCATGCTTCTTAAGTACGGTCTCCAAGGCGATGAAATTAGAATGGCCCTAGAGAGACTTTCTATTATTATGAAGAAGGCCGATTTCATCATGGCACACAATGGACCTAATTACGATATTCCAATGTTGCGCGCACTTTTTGAAAGATTTAGAGTTCCTTTTCCTGAAATGAAGTGGATTGACTCTAAGACAGATATTGAATTTCCAAAGAGAATTATCGCAAATTCACTTTCGGCCCTAGAACATGCTCATGGTTTTATTAATCCATTCCCACATAGAGCAGTGACAGATGTTCTCTCTATGCTAAAAGTGGCCGCTCACTACGATTTTGAAAGAATTGCGGCGCTAGCAACTTCTCCTAAAGTACGAATCATTGCTGATCTACAGGCACCTAATTGGAAGAACCAAAGAGATGTAGATGAGTTCAATAGAATAAAGAGCAAAGTCTCTAGAGCAAGATTCTCTTGGAATCCTTCTAATAAAACATGGTCAAAAATAGTTCATAGAATTCTAATTGAAGAAGGAAAATTGGGCTATGACTTCGATTGGTATGTTGAGTAG
- a CDS encoding group II truncated hemoglobin, translating into MFKKVFQSIFPKKLKEEDITPYLLIGESKGINKLVDRFYFYMDTLCEAQRCRELHPESLEPAKKKLKMFLSGWFGGPSLYIEKYGHPRMRARHLPFKISSVERDEWLLCMRKAMDDLKLNKEFDGYLWKSFESFAEHMRNQES; encoded by the coding sequence ATGTTTAAGAAAGTCTTTCAATCAATATTTCCAAAGAAGCTTAAAGAAGAGGATATTACTCCTTATCTACTTATTGGGGAGAGTAAGGGAATTAATAAATTAGTAGATAGATTCTACTTTTATATGGACACTCTCTGCGAAGCCCAAAGGTGTAGAGAACTTCACCCTGAGAGTCTTGAGCCAGCAAAGAAGAAGTTAAAGATGTTTCTCTCTGGTTGGTTTGGAGGCCCTTCATTATATATAGAAAAATATGGTCATCCAAGAATGAGGGCGAGGCATTTGCCTTTTAAAATTTCTTCCGTTGAGAGGGATGAGTGGCTTCTGTGTATGAGAAAAGCGATGGATGACTTAAAATTAAATAAGGAATTCGATGGCTATCTATGGAAGAGCTTTGAGAGTTTTGCCGAGCACATGAGAAATCAAGAGAGCTGA
- a CDS encoding endonuclease I family protein, with protein MKKSAILILGLALLGACGDKHTFDTPVSGSGTGNFQSDNTQNLSAIVEITAHDNPADYYNDGFHAKYLSKLSNPATISQADLDKLKSELNKVLKWEHTRVPGKRDTTERCPKGAPESESCYSHDFDTYRDYQRARTYLYGKIDLFKNDAGEFALDTIYCQKVFTTNDLQNPQYSIGVMRRPDYNTINAEHIWPRSKFEEIEDSKYYNLKLSDLHNLAPSFITTNSKRSNLPFGSLSNGGTVTNDFSQYCADSEAKLFTNNGKTYMDAPDAVKGDIARAMFYMSARYFNSKNKDAMNIDPEQEATLREWHKLDPVSDKERERNNKVFSVQHNRNPFIDYPELVELVKDF; from the coding sequence ATGAAGAAATCGGCGATACTTATTTTAGGACTTGCACTACTTGGTGCCTGTGGTGATAAACATACTTTCGATACACCTGTATCAGGAAGTGGTACTGGAAATTTCCAGTCAGATAACACTCAAAACTTAAGTGCAATTGTAGAGATAACTGCTCACGACAATCCAGCAGATTACTACAACGATGGTTTTCACGCTAAGTACTTATCAAAGCTTTCTAACCCAGCGACCATCTCTCAGGCTGACCTTGATAAATTAAAATCAGAACTTAATAAGGTTCTAAAATGGGAGCACACAAGAGTTCCTGGTAAGAGAGACACAACAGAGAGATGCCCAAAAGGTGCTCCAGAGTCAGAGTCTTGTTATTCTCATGATTTTGATACTTATAGAGATTATCAAAGAGCGAGAACTTACCTCTATGGAAAGATTGATCTCTTTAAGAATGATGCCGGAGAATTCGCTCTCGATACAATCTACTGCCAAAAAGTTTTTACAACAAACGATCTTCAAAACCCACAATATTCAATCGGCGTCATGAGAAGACCTGATTACAATACAATCAATGCTGAACATATTTGGCCTAGAAGTAAGTTTGAAGAAATCGAAGATTCTAAATATTACAATTTAAAACTTTCAGATCTACACAACTTAGCTCCTTCATTTATTACAACGAACTCTAAGAGATCTAATCTTCCATTTGGAAGTCTTTCTAATGGTGGAACTGTAACAAATGACTTCTCACAATACTGTGCAGATAGCGAAGCAAAGTTATTCACTAATAATGGAAAGACTTATATGGATGCTCCAGATGCTGTAAAAGGTGATATCGCAAGAGCTATGTTCTACATGTCAGCGAGATATTTCAATAGTAAGAATAAAGACGCTATGAATATCGATCCAGAGCAAGAAGCAACACTTAGAGAGTGGCACAAATTAGATCCTGTTTCAGACAAAGAAAGAGAAAGAAATAATAAAGTCTTCTCTGTACAACATAATAGAAATCCTTTTATTGACTACCCTGAACTAGTAGAACTTGTAAAAGACTTCTAA
- a CDS encoding sensor histidine kinase, protein MKLYLVLIFTAISMAFATGYVSLLLKGTYTSTPEDEEQITRLKLNFQKSVAPKSIINFNSLYYSPEQFQLIDPIYTLPEPGSDKSVQYFSSRGCFTGLKSLLSRMNFEKVWVWEEYRCGKIDRLNDSFFREAPYMHPSGKSYAYLAYLLNKNNKNNREWVLRNLQYFHVTELSIISRSIGDLGGKFALLAKLDTDSLRKVSRGRGTILTEDFLLARITYPSFFSILEYRFYARDDLESFLKDSPYFLHNHRFGRSCFYQDGQLCWEYRVGHILTIANKGTIIFLFGLVLICVIVVRLLIIRLKNQKHEDEKRRLALRILGHEFRTPITSMLLLMEKLNKKYDTMDDEVQETFLRMSSEVYRLQRLTETSRHYLKANKGKKLIHINCEEIGSMNDFIYEIALPFIDEHGDDLTLNLPLEDRSFNVDSYWTQIVLKNLIGNAFFHGKAPVEVRVEYLKDAVEVCVIDNGECQFHSFAEMSEEFAKGNKSSGTGLGLNIVKQVVKEMGGDISFSPNPTTFRVVLKKRRPTKGESLS, encoded by the coding sequence ATGAAATTATACTTAGTCCTCATATTTACAGCAATTTCCATGGCCTTTGCCACGGGATATGTCTCACTCTTATTGAAGGGGACTTATACTTCAACTCCTGAAGATGAGGAGCAGATAACTAGACTGAAGTTGAATTTTCAAAAGTCAGTGGCCCCAAAATCTATTATCAATTTTAATTCTCTCTACTATTCACCTGAGCAGTTTCAATTAATTGATCCTATCTATACCTTACCTGAGCCTGGTTCCGATAAGAGTGTGCAATACTTCTCAAGCCGCGGCTGTTTTACTGGCCTTAAGTCTCTTTTAAGTCGAATGAACTTTGAAAAGGTTTGGGTTTGGGAAGAGTATAGATGTGGGAAAATTGATCGACTCAATGATAGCTTCTTTAGAGAAGCGCCTTATATGCACCCAAGTGGAAAGAGTTACGCCTATCTCGCTTATCTTTTGAATAAGAATAATAAGAACAATAGAGAGTGGGTCTTAAGAAACCTTCAATACTTTCATGTTACAGAGTTATCAATTATTTCTAGATCAATTGGAGACTTGGGTGGGAAGTTTGCTCTTTTGGCAAAGCTAGATACTGACTCACTTCGAAAAGTTTCTAGAGGAAGGGGAACAATTCTAACGGAGGACTTTCTTCTTGCAAGAATAACTTATCCATCTTTCTTCTCGATTTTAGAATACCGCTTCTATGCTCGTGACGACTTGGAGAGTTTTCTAAAGGACTCGCCTTACTTTCTACATAATCACCGCTTTGGAAGAAGTTGTTTCTATCAAGATGGACAACTTTGTTGGGAATATCGAGTTGGACATATTCTTACTATTGCCAATAAGGGAACCATCATCTTTCTCTTTGGACTGGTACTCATTTGTGTGATTGTTGTTAGATTACTCATTATTCGACTTAAGAATCAAAAACATGAGGATGAGAAAAGACGTTTGGCCCTTCGAATCTTGGGACATGAATTTCGTACACCTATAACAAGTATGCTACTTCTCATGGAAAAGCTAAATAAGAAGTACGATACGATGGATGATGAAGTTCAGGAAACGTTTCTTAGAATGTCTAGTGAGGTCTATCGACTTCAGAGGCTAACTGAAACTTCGCGCCACTACCTAAAGGCCAATAAAGGTAAGAAGCTCATTCATATTAATTGTGAAGAGATTGGCTCAATGAATGATTTCATCTATGAAATTGCGCTTCCTTTCATTGACGAACACGGTGATGATCTTACTTTAAATTTACCACTAGAAGATAGAAGTTTTAATGTGGATTCTTATTGGACGCAAATTGTTTTAAAGAACCTCATTGGCAACGCATTCTTTCATGGAAAGGCACCTGTGGAAGTCCGTGTAGAGTATTTAAAAGATGCCGTAGAAGTTTGTGTGATTGACAATGGTGAATGTCAGTTCCATAGCTTTGCAGAGATGTCTGAAGAGTTTGCAAAAGGAAATAAGAGTTCCGGAACGGGGCTTGGGCTAAATATAGTTAAGCAAGTAGTGAAAGAGATGGGAGGAGATATTAGCTTCTCTCCAAATCCAACTACTTTTCGTGTGGTCTTAAAGAAGAGGCGACCTACTAAAGGAGAGAGTTTGTCATGA
- a CDS encoding DUF309 domain-containing protein: MSRYLPERSFPSYAFIPGENIHPNKEGGHSFGEDEVISSPLSLENKDYLFAIDLINHGYYWEAHVYLEAIWNAHQREGDSADFCKALIKMCAAGVKFKLSSEQAALGHIERAEELFLKVDDSKIDSGISTNDLIKICDKLKDGIFSKIELQLS; the protein is encoded by the coding sequence ATGAGTCGCTACTTACCCGAGCGTAGTTTTCCAAGCTACGCTTTTATCCCTGGAGAAAATATTCATCCCAATAAAGAAGGCGGACATAGTTTCGGCGAAGATGAAGTTATCTCCTCTCCCCTTTCACTGGAGAATAAAGATTACCTCTTTGCAATTGATCTCATCAATCATGGCTACTACTGGGAAGCTCACGTCTATCTCGAAGCAATCTGGAATGCCCATCAAAGAGAGGGCGACTCAGCAGACTTTTGTAAAGCACTTATAAAAATGTGTGCCGCTGGAGTAAAGTTTAAACTCTCATCTGAACAAGCAGCACTAGGCCACATTGAGCGAGCCGAAGAGCTTTTCTTAAAGGTAGATGATTCAAAGATAGATAGTGGAATCAGTACGAACGATTTAATCAAAATTTGCGATAAATTAAAAGACGGTATATTTTCAAAGATAGAACTTCAGCTCTCTTGA
- a CDS encoding response regulator transcription factor yields MSKVLLVEDDDSLGSSLKSYLTGEGHEVVWAQSLSMARELKSDEEIIILDWMLPDGQGVDFLKELREAEINKPVIMLTARTDLIDKVIGLEAGANDYMTKPFEPRELIARIRVQIRDHAKKDHDSSDGVLTRGDLVINQNEREIRWHGEVIEFTKMEFDFLTLLAESPNRAFSREEILNKVWGYENYPSTRTVDTHVLQIRQKLSDELIETVRGIGYRFRFNEG; encoded by the coding sequence ATGAGTAAGGTATTATTAGTTGAGGATGACGATAGTTTAGGTTCCTCTCTAAAAAGCTATTTGACAGGAGAGGGGCACGAAGTTGTTTGGGCCCAGTCACTTTCTATGGCCAGAGAACTTAAGAGCGACGAAGAGATTATTATCCTAGATTGGATGCTGCCTGATGGACAGGGAGTAGACTTTTTAAAAGAGCTCAGAGAAGCAGAGATAAATAAGCCTGTAATCATGCTGACGGCGAGAACTGACTTGATCGATAAGGTCATAGGTCTTGAGGCGGGGGCAAATGATTATATGACAAAGCCTTTTGAACCAAGAGAGCTCATAGCGAGAATTCGCGTTCAAATTAGAGATCATGCTAAGAAGGATCACGACTCAAGTGATGGTGTTCTTACTAGGGGAGATCTAGTCATTAATCAAAATGAGCGAGAGATTCGCTGGCATGGCGAGGTGATTGAGTTTACAAAAATGGAATTTGATTTCCTTACGCTCTTAGCAGAGAGTCCAAATAGGGCCTTCTCAAGAGAGGAAATTCTCAATAAGGTTTGGGGTTATGAAAATTATCCTTCAACTCGAACTGTGGACACACACGTTTTACAAATTCGCCAAAAACTCAGTGATGAATTAATCGAAACCGTTCGAGGAATTGGTTACCGCTTTCGTTTTAACGAAGGTTAA
- a CDS encoding MATE family efflux transporter, which produces MKKTYLSTIKEIFLFSIPLIAGQVGQMLFGIGDIIVAGRYSNDVVAALGVANGLLAPLLMFGLGITFAVGPLTSQFRGKNEKDKSIFANAHYLMLTVSVGLLVAIGALIVALPLFNFNPTITPLIKDYILIAGPSIIPAILFQISKEYLQAWDKNIFSNSLILFFNVINVGMNYIFIFGEFGFPEMGIKGAALATLISRTLMFGALFIYTKAKFEIDWNFNQVLFKRIYKFGIPIGLGTLSEVLMFSAVTVLIGKMSIIASASHNIVINLASCTFMIPLAISSAASVKVGKEYGAGSQQGILIYSLSSIIMVAIIMIGTCAMYLSFPDILVRFATDDPELISYSAGLLLYVGLFQIPDGIQVTLWGILRGLEETKHPMILSLIFNWCIGIPIGYWLATSKGMEAAGLWAGLAIGLTIMSVGLSCVFFFKFRVVKSTLVPMA; this is translated from the coding sequence ATGAAAAAGACCTATCTATCTACTATAAAAGAGATTTTTCTCTTCTCAATCCCACTTATCGCAGGACAAGTTGGTCAAATGCTTTTTGGGATTGGAGATATAATAGTTGCCGGTAGATATTCCAATGATGTTGTGGCGGCCCTTGGGGTGGCCAATGGTCTCTTAGCACCTCTATTAATGTTTGGACTTGGGATTACATTTGCCGTCGGTCCTCTTACTAGCCAATTCAGAGGGAAGAACGAAAAAGATAAATCTATTTTTGCCAATGCCCATTATTTAATGCTCACTGTTAGTGTGGGACTTCTCGTGGCCATAGGAGCACTCATCGTAGCGCTTCCACTTTTTAATTTTAACCCTACTATAACTCCCCTAATTAAAGATTATATTTTAATAGCGGGACCTAGTATTATACCTGCGATACTCTTTCAAATATCAAAAGAATACCTGCAAGCTTGGGATAAGAATATCTTCTCAAATTCCCTAATACTCTTCTTCAACGTAATTAATGTTGGAATGAATTATATTTTTATCTTTGGAGAATTTGGTTTCCCAGAAATGGGAATAAAAGGTGCGGCCCTAGCAACTCTTATTTCAAGAACACTTATGTTTGGTGCACTCTTCATTTACACTAAAGCTAAGTTTGAAATTGATTGGAACTTTAATCAAGTACTCTTTAAGAGAATCTATAAATTTGGTATCCCTATTGGGCTTGGAACTTTAAGCGAAGTTCTGATGTTTTCAGCAGTGACTGTCCTGATTGGAAAAATGTCAATTATCGCCTCAGCTTCGCACAATATTGTTATCAATCTTGCGAGTTGTACTTTTATGATTCCTTTGGCCATCTCAAGTGCTGCCTCTGTAAAAGTAGGAAAAGAATATGGTGCTGGTAGCCAGCAAGGGATTTTAATTTACTCACTCTCTTCCATCATTATGGTTGCTATAATAATGATTGGAACTTGTGCTATGTACTTAAGTTTTCCAGATATTCTTGTTCGCTTTGCAACTGATGATCCAGAGCTTATCTCCTATAGCGCAGGCCTACTGCTCTATGTTGGGCTTTTTCAAATTCCTGATGGAATTCAAGTCACACTCTGGGGAATACTTAGAGGTCTCGAAGAGACAAAGCATCCAATGATCTTATCCCTCATTTTCAACTGGTGTATAGGTATCCCTATTGGATATTGGCTCGCCACGAGCAAGGGAATGGAAGCAGCAGGGCTTTGGGCGGGACTCGCCATAGGGCTCACGATAATGTCTGTTGGGCTAAGCTGTGTGTTTTTCTTTAAATTTCGAGTAGTTAAATCAACTCTCGTACCCATGGCCTAA